GTCGACATCACATCACCGTCAATGTCGCATCGTTAAAAAGCACCCCGGCAATCCGATCGCGCCGCACATGATGCCTCGTATCAAAACAATATCGTTCGCCATCGTGTGAGTGCTGCGCGGATAAGACCAGCAAGCAAGAAGGACTTACGAAATGAACGCTCTGCCCGGTTTCCGCATGCCTTACCGCGCAATGACGGCACGCGCCGGCTTAGCTACCGTCTGGCTGGCCGTCATGCTCGGCGCCGGAGCACCGGTATTTGGCCAATCGCCGTCGGCCGATCCCGTCGTCGCCGTCGTCAACGGGAGCCCGATCCATGAGAGCGATCTGGAGCTGGCGGACGAAGTCATCGGCCGAAATCTGCTGGTTCAGGACCCCATCGAGAGGCGCGAAACCCTCCTGAAGATGGTGACCGACGCCGTGCTGCTCGCGAAGGTGGCGACCGATCGACACATAGAGGACCAAGCCGATCTTCAGCGCCGCGCCACTTTCGCGCGCAATCAGGGCCTCACCAACCATCTTCTGAATGTCGTAGGTCAGCAGGCGGTGAACGAGGAGGCCATGCGCAAGGCGTATCAGGAGGTCGTGCTCAATGGGGTGACAACCGAGCCCGAAATGCATCTGCGCCACCTTGTCTTCATGATCGCTCCGCCCGCGGACGATGCCGCGATCAAGGCGGCCGAACAAAAAGCCAAGGCGGCGATGGATCGGATCAACAAGGGCGAGGACTTCACAGCCGTCGTCGCCGACGCGTCCGAGGACCCCGTCACCAAAGCAAGGGGCGGCGACTACGATTGGCGGCAGCGCGGCGAAATGGGCAAGGAATACGCCGACGTGGCGATCAAGCTGAAAAAGGGCGAGGTGTCGCAGCCGTTCAAGACTGCAGTTGGCTGGCATATCCTCAAGCTTGAGGATACGCGTCCACGTAAACCGGCCGACTACGACAAGATCCGTGATCGCCTGGCCGCGATGGTCGCCTCTGCAGCGCAGATCGAGCTCGTGGATAAGGTGCGCGCCGAGGCGAAGATCGAGCGCCTGGACCAGATTCATAAGGCAGACAAGGAAGGCGCCAAAGTCAGGTAGCGCCCCCTGCCCTGCCTGCCAATCCCGCGACATCCCGGCAGTGAGTAAGCGATGGGCCTTGCCGTCATCATCCTGACGCACAACGAAGAGCGCCACATCTTGCGGGCTCTCGCCTCGGTTGCCAAGATTGCAACCGAGGTTTTTGTTGTCGACAGCTTCTCAAGCGATCGAACGGTCGAGTTGGCCCGCGCTCAAGGCGCGACCGTATTGCAGAACCGGTTCATCAACTACGCAAAGCAGTTTCAGTGGGCGCTCGAGAACGCCCCGATCACCGCCTCGTGGATCATGCGGCTCGATGCCGACGAAATTATCGAAGCCGATCTTGGCGCCAGAATTCGCGATGAACTGCCGCGCCTGAGCAACGAGGTCGTCGGGATCAACCTCAAGCGCAAGCACATCTTCCTTGGCCGCTGGATTCGCCATGGCGGCCGCTACCCCCTCCTCCTCTTGCGGATCTGGCGCCGCGGCCACGGTCGCATCGAAGACCGCTGGATGGATGAGCACATGATTCTATGGGGCGGCCAGACCGTTACATTCGATGGCGGGTTCGCCGATCACAATCTCAACGATCTGACGTTCTTCACCGACAAGCACAACAAATACGCCACGCGCGAGGCAATCGACGTGATCAACGAGCGTCATCATCTGTTCGAGCGCGATGTTGATTTGATATCGGAGGAAGGCTCGCGTCAGGCAGCCATCAAGCGCTGGATCAAGGAACGGCTGTACAACCGTATCCCTTATCAAGTCAGCGCGCCGGCCTATTTCCTGTTTCGCCTGATCTTCCAGCTCGGTTTTCTCGACGGTAAGGAAGGTCTTGTCTATCACGGATTGCAGGGTCTCTGGTATCGCTTCCTTGTCGGCGCAAAGGTGGAAGAGCTGGAGGCCGCCATCTCTCATCTGAAAGGTCCGGCGGAAATGCGCGCGGAGCTGCGACGCCTGACCGGCCTCGTCATCGAGCTCTGATCAACATGCGCTCGAACGCCACAATGATTTCAATGGGCACGGTACATGACGCGTAGTGTCGCGGCCATCGTTGCCCTGTTTCAGTTGCTTTGGATGGCGGAGGCAACCGCGCAGCCCGCGATGTTCTGGTTCAACGATCCCGTCGGTCCGGACGAAACAGTGCTCGTCAGCGGCGCCGAGCTCGACAAGATTACATCTGTGACGATTGCCCGAATTGGCGACGGCCCCTCCCGCCAGGAAACCTCCGTTCCGATCCTGCAGGCCAATCCTCTCTCCCTTAAATTCACGATCCCGGAGCAGTTCACGCCCGGGATCTACCGCTTCAGCCTGACCCACCCCCAGGGCACTCTCAGCGGCCGCATCAACCTGCCAACAATCTATTGGACGCAGGGTAACCTCGGCGACGAGGTCTCGCCTTCGGGCTGGCTCCAGGTGTTCGGTCGCAACATCGTTCGCCAGGCAAGCCGTGCACAATTGTTGATGCTGCCCGACGCCGGGAATGCGCCGACGAAAGCCGTTCTGACCAAAGGCGACCTGTGGCGCGGTGTGTTTCGCATCCCTGAACAGGTTTCGCCCGGCCGCTACAGGCTGCGCCTCTCCAACGGAGACGGCGGCGACGCCGAATGGGTCGATGTGGGCAGCGTCGTCGTGCGCTCTCCCGAGGCGAACGCCGTGCAATCCTTCGATGTCCGGGCGTATGGCGCTAACGGCGACGGCAAGTTTGATTGCACTCGCGCCGTCAAGGCCGCCATCGACGCTGCGAGCCAGGCCGGAGGCGGGACCGTGTACTTCCCGCGCGGGCGCTATCTGATCTCGGACATGATCGTCATTCCACCTCGCGTCAAATTGCAGGGGGAACGCATCGATCTGGTCAACTTGGTCTGGCCTAGTCTGGCAACACTTCCGGCCGCACTGATACAGGGAAGGACGCAGTTCTCGGTCGAAGACCTCACAATCTACGCATCGAACCACCCGCACATCATCACAGGGGGCTTTCAGTTCGGCGACGCCCCAATTCCTGACGCGGCCGATATCGCCATCCGACATGTCCGCATTCGCGGTTCGGCCTTCCGAGGTCTCATGGAGGCTGAAGCCACCCTGCAGCAAATGAACGACTTCCGTCGGATCTATCCCGATGGATCTCCCGACACCATTCGATTGAGCGGAAACAGGATCGAAGTATCCGATTGCGACATTCTCGGATCCGGACATTCGCTTCGCCTCTTCAAGGCAACCAATGCGATTGTGGCCCGCAATATCCTGACCAACGGCCGCTATGGCTCCTACTCGATCGTGGGATCGCGTCAGGTCGTCTTTGAAGGCAATACGGTGACTGCCGCCGACCTCCAGGGAACTGGCGGAGGAATATCGACGCTGTCAAAATGGGTCAGCGCATCCGAGAACATTTTCGTCGGCGGCAACACGTTCAAGGCCATTTATGGCTGGGATCGGGAAGCCATGACGTCGGACGGGCCAGGCGGATTCTATTTCGGTCACGCAAACAGCGCTGGTTCGGATCGGCTGTCGCTGCTGGATGCAGCCAATCCGTACCCGGCCGGCAAGGACTGGACCGGCGCCGCCGTCATGGTGGTCAACGGACGCGGTGCCGGCCAATACGCCAGGGTCAAAGCATTCGAGAAAAAGCCGTCCGACTTGTCGGTGGCGCTCGATCGACCGCTCGAGGTGGCGCTGGACTCGAATTCGGAGATCACGATTACCCAGGCGCAGCAAAACTATCTGATCATCGATAATGACTTCGAAGACACGGGCGTCGCCGCGCAGACGTACGGGACGGCGCTTGGGCATGTCATCTCCGGCAATCGATCCAACAGGACCAGCGGCTTTGCCGTCTTCGGACTGTCCTACGACAGTTTCCAGCCCGGCTGGCGGATTCAGATCCTCGACAATCACATACTCGAGGGAAACGTCTACCGGGCCGGACCCGAACGGAGCATTTTCTCCAATGAGGCTTCAATTCTCGTCCAGGCGAACCAGACCGCAAAGGCTCAAGGTCGACCGCCAATGGTGCAGGCGGTGATCGTTCGAGGTAATCGCCTCGATCAGGACGCCCACATCGAAATCAAAGGCTTTGCCGCGACCTCGCCCGGCGTCCGCGACGTGGTCGTCGAAGGAAACACCATGGGGCCATCACGGGTCGGTCTGATGATTGATCGCGGCGTCGCGTGGTGGCTCAGTCGAAGGAACGTCGAAGAACGGCGTATCCAGAAATAGCGCGACGAACCATCCGCCCCTGCCTCGCGCTCCCTCTCGATCAGTCACGGTAATGATAAGTTCCGTTGTTAGTTAAACCTCTGCTCTGGCTGCCATCTCCCGCTGTGGCCGAACGGAATTCCTCTCCGGCAGCCGCTTCACAACCTGAAAGACTGTACCGATGACCGCAATTCTCGGCCTCAACCTCAACCATCCCGATGCCTCCGCGGCGCTCATCATCGATGGCAAGGTGGTCGCAGCTTCGGCTGAGGAGCGCTTCGGCAGACGCATCAAGCATGACCCGTCCTTCCCGCAGCAGGCGATCCAATCGGTTCTTGCCATGGGCGGCATATCCTCAAAGGACCTGGATTTCATCGCGGTCGCGCGCGATCCGTCGCAGAATCGCGCGGCCCAGATCTCATATGTCTTGGGCCATCCCCTTACGGGCGGCAAAGCGGCGCTTGAGCATATCCGGCGGGCCAAGCACGAGCTGAGCATCAGCGAACAGGTCGCCGAGGCGTCCGGGCAGGCCCCGGACATGGTCAAAGCCAAAGTCGTCAACGTGGAACATCATCTGTCTCACATAGCGAGCTCGTACTACTGCTCGCCGTTCGACGGGCTGACGGCCGGCTTCTCCTATGACGGCAGCGGCGATTTCACCAGCGCGATGGCGGCGCGCTGCGAGGGGACACGGATCGATGTGCTCGACCGCGTCAACCTGCCGAACAGCCTGGGCTTCTTCTACACGGCCTGCTGTCAATTCATCGGCTTCGCCGAATATGGCGAAGAGTACAAGGTCATGGGGCTCGCGCCGTACGGCGTCGACAGCTTTGCGGACACGATGCGAGAACTCGTCCAAACGCGGCCCGATGGCTGGTTCAAGCTCGCCGAGGGTTTCTTTGGCATGCACCGCGGCGGCGAAAGCGGAAAGATGGACGAGCGAAATCACGTGGAAATGCTGCGCTTGTTCACCGACAAATGGATCGAGAAATTCGGTTCGCCGCGCCAGCGCGGCCAGGAACTGACGCAACGGGACAAGGACATCGCCCGCTCCTGTCAGGTCCGCTTCGAGGAAGTAGCGATGCATTGCTTCAACAAGCTGCACAATCTGGTCCCGAGCAAGCAGGTCGTTTATGCCGGAGGTTGCGCGCTCAACGGGGTCATGAACGCGCGCCTGTTGCGTGACACGCCTTTCCAGCAGGCATATATGCAGCCGGCCTCATCGGATGACGGTCTGTGTCTCGGTGCGGGCCTGTGGACATGGCACAATGTCGCGGGCGGACGAGAGCGATTCCAAATGACGCATTCCTACTGGGGGCCGGCTCACTCTGATGAGGCGATGCGGCGCGCAGCAGAATCGGCCAAAAATCCCATGCGTGAACTATCGCCCGGCAACGTTCCGAAGGCGGTCGCATCCCTGTTGCACGCCGGGCTGGTGGTTGGCTGGTACCAGGGGCGATCCGAGTGGGGCCCGCGCGCCCTCGGCAATCGCTCCATTCTTGCCGACCCGACCCGCGCCAACATGAAGGATGTGATCAACGCCAAGATCAAGCGAAGGGAGGGCTTCCGCCCCTTTGCTCCGACCATCTTGCAGCCGGCTGTATCGACCTATTTTGAACAGGATGTGTTCAGTCCGTTCATGATGCATGTCGTCAAGCTTCGCCCGGAATGGCGGGAAAGACTTCCCGCCATCACCCATGTCGACGGCACCGGACGGCTGCAAAGCATCGCTCGGGACACCAATCCACTCTACTACGACTTGATCCACAGCTTCGGCGAACTTTCCGGGATACCGATCGTGCTCAATACCAGCTTCAATGAGAACGAACCGATCGTCGACACACCCGAACAGGCCATGAGCTGCTTCCTTCGCACCGGCCTCGACGCCATCTGCCTTGGCCGGTACCTGGTGGTGAAAGGCGAGCATGCCAAGCTGTTGTCGGACGCGTAGGCCGCTGACGCCGTGAATTGGGACGGTTGCGACGCCCCCCTTTTCGTTGTTCGGGTCAGGATACTCACGCCCAACCTTCGCGGCCGGGCGTCGGCCGCGGTCAAAACTGGAAGTAGATGAATTCGGCATGTCCAAAAATGCCGAACAGCACGATGTAATAAGCCAGCGCGACACCGGCAGCCGTTGGCAGCCAGCGCACCTCCCACAGTTCACGAAGGCGCTGCGGCCGAAACGACAGGTGGAAGTCGATCACGAACAGCAGTACGAGCGAGACGGCGAGCATCACCAGTTCGCCGCTCGCGAGATCCAGCATCTTCAGGGTGAAATAGGAGATGGGACCGAGGTCGCCCAGGCTCCGCAGGGCGACGATCGCATTGGCGACGCTCGTCGACCGGAAGAAGACCCATCCCACGAGCACGACGGCTAGCATCCAGGCCCAACCGAGCAGCCGACGAGCGGGCTCGCCGAGCCATGCTTCCGGTTTCGCAAGCCTGATAAAGGCTCGTTCCACAACCAGGCAGACCCCATGCAGCGTGCCCCAGGCGACGAAGTTCCACGCTGCACCGTGCCAGATACCGCTGACCGCGAATACCATGATGAGATTGCGCGCGGTGGAGCCTTCGCTGCCGCGGCTTCCTCCGAGCGGAATGAACAGGTAATCGCGGAACCAGGTTGACAGGGAGATATGCCAACGGCGCCAGAACTCGTTCAGGCTGGTGGCGAAATAGGGTTGGCCGAAATTGATCATGAGATCGAAACCCATGATGCGTGCCACGCCACGCGCAATGTCCGAGTAACCCGAAAAATCGCAATAGATCTGGAGGGCGAAGAGCACCGCCGCGAGCAGTTGATAACTGCCGGAATACTGCGCCGGATTGGCGTAGATCCCGTTCACCACCGACGCGACCACGTCGGCGATGCACATCTTCTTGAACAGGCCATAGCCGACGAGCAACAGGCCGGCGGTGACATTTTTGTAGGAAAGCCGATGCGTGATCCGGAACTGCGGCAGCATATGTGCCGCACGCTCGATCGGACCGGCGATGAGTTGCGGAAAGAAGCTCACATATTGAGCGTAGGTGATAAAGTCGCGCTCAGCAGCAACCCTTCGATTGTATACGTCGAGCGTATAGCCGACCGACTGAAACGTGTAGAACGAAATGCCCAATGGGAGCACCAGACCAAGGGCATAGTCCGGCACCACATACCCGAACAGCCCGATCACGCCGAGCACGTTCGAAATCAGGAAATCCAGATACTTGACCGTTCCGAGCACGCCCAGGTTGATCGACAGCGCGACGATCAGCGCCGCCTTGCGTCCGCCATCGGTCCGAGCCCGCGTCATCATGAGTGCGGTCGTGTAATCCACGATCGTCGTCAATCCAAGCAGGAGTCCGAAGGAAGGGCGCCAGCTCATGTAGAATATATAGCTGGCGATCAGCAGCACCAGCGGCTGGGTTCGCCCCGGCAACGAGAAGAACACCACCAGGAACGTTACGAAGAACGTCAGAAACTCGAAAGAGTTGAAGAGCATCAGTCGAATGCTCCGGTGGCCTTCAGCAATTTGGCCAGATCAGCCGTGTAGGCGCGTGCTCCGGCCGAATTCATGTGCTGCGGATCGGCAAAGAGCGCTGGCGGATACATGAAATAGTCCGGCCCCAACACCCGAATGAGGGGCCGATCCGAGATCATCATCGACCTGGCATAGTCAGCGGCTGGCAGCGGAGCAGCCTCGCCAGCGCGGAAGAAGCCCGGAACAATCATGATCTGGAAGCCATACTGGCTCGCCAGCCGTTCGAGGTGACTGCGAGAGTGAGACTTTTCAGGGATCATCCGTAGCTCAATACGTGTGGGATGATCGGTCGGCAGGGCGTAGTTATCGGGAAGGCGATCGCCCGGGTAATGGCTCTGCGACT
This portion of the Bradyrhizobium diazoefficiens genome encodes:
- a CDS encoding peptidylprolyl isomerase yields the protein MNALPGFRMPYRAMTARAGLATVWLAVMLGAGAPVFGQSPSADPVVAVVNGSPIHESDLELADEVIGRNLLVQDPIERRETLLKMVTDAVLLAKVATDRHIEDQADLQRRATFARNQGLTNHLLNVVGQQAVNEEAMRKAYQEVVLNGVTTEPEMHLRHLVFMIAPPADDAAIKAAEQKAKAAMDRINKGEDFTAVVADASEDPVTKARGGDYDWRQRGEMGKEYADVAIKLKKGEVSQPFKTAVGWHILKLEDTRPRKPADYDKIRDRLAAMVASAAQIELVDKVRAEAKIERLDQIHKADKEGAKVR
- a CDS encoding glycosyltransferase family 2 protein, producing the protein MGLAVIILTHNEERHILRALASVAKIATEVFVVDSFSSDRTVELARAQGATVLQNRFINYAKQFQWALENAPITASWIMRLDADEIIEADLGARIRDELPRLSNEVVGINLKRKHIFLGRWIRHGGRYPLLLLRIWRRGHGRIEDRWMDEHMILWGGQTVTFDGGFADHNLNDLTFFTDKHNKYATREAIDVINERHHLFERDVDLISEEGSRQAAIKRWIKERLYNRIPYQVSAPAYFLFRLIFQLGFLDGKEGLVYHGLQGLWYRFLVGAKVEELEAAISHLKGPAEMRAELRRLTGLVIEL
- a CDS encoding glycosyl hydrolase family 28-related protein yields the protein MTRSVAAIVALFQLLWMAEATAQPAMFWFNDPVGPDETVLVSGAELDKITSVTIARIGDGPSRQETSVPILQANPLSLKFTIPEQFTPGIYRFSLTHPQGTLSGRINLPTIYWTQGNLGDEVSPSGWLQVFGRNIVRQASRAQLLMLPDAGNAPTKAVLTKGDLWRGVFRIPEQVSPGRYRLRLSNGDGGDAEWVDVGSVVVRSPEANAVQSFDVRAYGANGDGKFDCTRAVKAAIDAASQAGGGTVYFPRGRYLISDMIVIPPRVKLQGERIDLVNLVWPSLATLPAALIQGRTQFSVEDLTIYASNHPHIITGGFQFGDAPIPDAADIAIRHVRIRGSAFRGLMEAEATLQQMNDFRRIYPDGSPDTIRLSGNRIEVSDCDILGSGHSLRLFKATNAIVARNILTNGRYGSYSIVGSRQVVFEGNTVTAADLQGTGGGISTLSKWVSASENIFVGGNTFKAIYGWDREAMTSDGPGGFYFGHANSAGSDRLSLLDAANPYPAGKDWTGAAVMVVNGRGAGQYARVKAFEKKPSDLSVALDRPLEVALDSNSEITITQAQQNYLIIDNDFEDTGVAAQTYGTALGHVISGNRSNRTSGFAVFGLSYDSFQPGWRIQILDNHILEGNVYRAGPERSIFSNEASILVQANQTAKAQGRPPMVQAVIVRGNRLDQDAHIEIKGFAATSPGVRDVVVEGNTMGPSRVGLMIDRGVAWWLSRRNVEERRIQK
- a CDS encoding carbamoyltransferase family protein, encoding MTAILGLNLNHPDASAALIIDGKVVAASAEERFGRRIKHDPSFPQQAIQSVLAMGGISSKDLDFIAVARDPSQNRAAQISYVLGHPLTGGKAALEHIRRAKHELSISEQVAEASGQAPDMVKAKVVNVEHHLSHIASSYYCSPFDGLTAGFSYDGSGDFTSAMAARCEGTRIDVLDRVNLPNSLGFFYTACCQFIGFAEYGEEYKVMGLAPYGVDSFADTMRELVQTRPDGWFKLAEGFFGMHRGGESGKMDERNHVEMLRLFTDKWIEKFGSPRQRGQELTQRDKDIARSCQVRFEEVAMHCFNKLHNLVPSKQVVYAGGCALNGVMNARLLRDTPFQQAYMQPASSDDGLCLGAGLWTWHNVAGGRERFQMTHSYWGPAHSDEAMRRAAESAKNPMRELSPGNVPKAVASLLHAGLVVGWYQGRSEWGPRALGNRSILADPTRANMKDVINAKIKRREGFRPFAPTILQPAVSTYFEQDVFSPFMMHVVKLRPEWRERLPAITHVDGTGRLQSIARDTNPLYYDLIHSFGELSGIPIVLNTSFNENEPIVDTPEQAMSCFLRTGLDAICLGRYLVVKGEHAKLLSDA
- a CDS encoding MBOAT family O-acyltransferase; the encoded protein is MLFNSFEFLTFFVTFLVVFFSLPGRTQPLVLLIASYIFYMSWRPSFGLLLGLTTIVDYTTALMMTRARTDGGRKAALIVALSINLGVLGTVKYLDFLISNVLGVIGLFGYVVPDYALGLVLPLGISFYTFQSVGYTLDVYNRRVAAERDFITYAQYVSFFPQLIAGPIERAAHMLPQFRITHRLSYKNVTAGLLLVGYGLFKKMCIADVVASVVNGIYANPAQYSGSYQLLAAVLFALQIYCDFSGYSDIARGVARIMGFDLMINFGQPYFATSLNEFWRRWHISLSTWFRDYLFIPLGGSRGSEGSTARNLIMVFAVSGIWHGAAWNFVAWGTLHGVCLVVERAFIRLAKPEAWLGEPARRLLGWAWMLAVVLVGWVFFRSTSVANAIVALRSLGDLGPISYFTLKMLDLASGELVMLAVSLVLLFVIDFHLSFRPQRLRELWEVRWLPTAAGVALAYYIVLFGIFGHAEFIYFQF